In Synergistaceae bacterium, the DNA window CTAGCCACGTAAAGCCCTGACCTAATAATTCTACGTTCAATTGATTGATTTCAAGATATATGCGGTTCAAGTCCGTTATTTCGAGTTCGCCCCGCTTTGAAGGTTTAAGATTTTCGGCGAATTCTATAACTCGATTGTCATAAAAATATAAGCCTGTTACGCAATAATTGCTTTTAGGTTTGGCCGGTTTCTCTTCGATTGAGACAGCCCGCCCGTTTGAGTCAAATTCTACGATTCCGAATCTTTCAGGGTCATCAACATAATATCCGAAAATTGTCGCGCCCTTCCCTGATTCTGCATTCTTGACAGCTGCCCGCAGTCTTTTCGCGAGTCCCTGACCTGAAAAAATATTATCGCCTAAAATCATAGCTACTGTGTCAGAGCCTATAAATTTTTTGCCGATTATGAATGCCTGCGCCAGTCCGTCCGGTGAAGGCTGTTCAGCATAAGAAAAATTAAGCCCGAATCTTTCTCCGCTGCCTAATAACTTTTCAAATCTCGGCAAATCTTCAGGTGTCGAAATAATTAATATATCGCGTATTCTTGCCTGCATTAATATTGAAAGGGGATAATAAATCATCGGTTTATCATAGACGGGTAATAACTGCTTTGACGTTACAAGAGTAAGAGGATATAAACGTGTGCCGCTGCCTCCAGCTAAAACTATGCCCTTCATGCGCTTAAAAGCCTCCCGGAAAATTTTATAATAGTGCGGAGGAGGGGACTTGAACCCCTACGTCATAAACACTAGATCCTAAGTCTAGCGCGTCTACCATTCCGCCACCCCCGCGCAAAAAAGTGGATGACTAATATTTTAACATGTAAAGCTAATTTTGCTAGTTTATGGGAACTTCCATCGGGTAATTTCCATTAAAGCAGGCTTTGCAGTAAGTATCCTGCTCACAGACTTCCCGCAAATTCTCTTCACTCAAATATGTAACTGAGTCGGCTCCTATATACTCGCAAATTTCATTTATAGATTTCTGGACGGCTATTAATTTTTCTCTGTGAGGCGTATCAATTCCGAAATAACAAGAAAATTTAACTTCAGGAGATGCCGCACAAACATGAATCTCTTTCGCGCCTGAATCCCTCAAATGCTTAACTATTCGCCTTAAGGTCGTGCCTCTTACTATTGAGTCATCAATTATTATTAACCGCTTGCCCTCGATATTATGCCTGATTGTAGCGAGTTTGATTCTTACTGCGTCCTCGCGCTGTTCCTGAACTGGTAAAATGAAAGTCCTTCCCATGTATTTATTCTTGATTAAGCCCTCGCCGTATGGAATCCCCGACGCTTCAGCATATCCAATCGCAGCAGGAATCCCCGAATCCGGCACGGCCATAACTACGTCTGCATCGATTTTATTTTGCTGGGCGAGTTTCATTCCGCATTTACGCCGAAATTCATAAACGCTGACTCCGTCAACTATGCTGTCAGGGCGCGCAAAATATACCATCTCGAAGACACATAAATTTTTCTTGCACCAGTGAGAAGGCTCTATAGTTTGAAGTCCGCTTTTATCTATTATGACAATTTCACCGGGCATTACATCGCGCAAAAATTCAGAGTCAAGTGCTTCAAGTGCGCAAGTTTCGGACGCAAGGACATATCCCGAATTATTCGCAAGAGTCCCTATACATAAAGGGTGCAGGCCGTAAGGGTCTCTAACTCCGATTAATTTGTCGCCTATTGTTATTACGAGAACATACGCGCCTTTGATTAGACTCATAGCGTTTTTTATGCCGGGCAGAATTCCGCGGGTCCCATGCTGGCAAATTAAATTTAATATTGACTCCGAGTCGCTTGTCGTGTGAAAGATTACGCCCTCATCCGTCAACATTTCGCGCAATGAGTCGGCGTTTACAAGATTCCCGTTATGAGCTAGGGCAATTTCTCCGAGCCTGCAAGAAGCTGCTAAAGGCTGGGCACTCCTGACGCTTTCATCGCCGGCAGTTGAATATCTGACATGACCGATCGCAATATTTCCGGGAAAATTCGTAAAAGTTTCACCCCTGAAGACTTCACCAGCAAGACCGAGCCCCTTTCTCAGCTCCATTGAGCCGCTAAAGTTCGCAGCAATTCCCGCACTCTCTTGGCCTCTATGTTGAAGAGCATACAGCCCGTAATAAACAAGGTGGGCTGCATTCTTGCTCTCATCATTGCGATATACGCCTATTACTCCGCATTCTTCGTGAAGTTCACTGGACATTTTTATTTATTTATGCGTGAAAAAATTTCTTGATAGGCTTCTTCCACTCCGCCGAGATCCCGTCTGAATCTATCTTTGTCGAGTTTCTCATTTGTCGCAGCGTCCCAGAATCTGCACGTGTCAGGCGAAATCTCATCAGCTAAAATTATTTCATTGTTATTATTTATGAGTCTTCCGGCCTCAATCTTGAAGTCTATTAATTTAATGCCGATTCCAGCAAAGAAATTTTTCAAGACTTCATTAACTTTATAGGCCATCGAGCTAATTTGTGATAATTCATGCTCAGTTGCTACTCCCAGCGCGATAATATGAGAGTCATTTATTAACGGGTCATTAAGTGCGTCATTTTTCAGGGAATATTCAAGAGTAGAAATTTTCAGGGGCGTACCTTCTTCGACTCCGTAA includes these proteins:
- a CDS encoding amidophosphoribosyltransferase, encoding MSSELHEECGVIGVYRNDESKNAAHLVYYGLYALQHRGQESAGIAANFSGSMELRKGLGLAGEVFRGETFTNFPGNIAIGHVRYSTAGDESVRSAQPLAASCRLGEIALAHNGNLVNADSLREMLTDEGVIFHTTSDSESILNLICQHGTRGILPGIKNAMSLIKGAYVLVITIGDKLIGVRDPYGLHPLCIGTLANNSGYVLASETCALEALDSEFLRDVMPGEIVIIDKSGLQTIEPSHWCKKNLCVFEMVYFARPDSIVDGVSVYEFRRKCGMKLAQQNKIDADVVMAVPDSGIPAAIGYAEASGIPYGEGLIKNKYMGRTFILPVQEQREDAVRIKLATIRHNIEGKRLIIIDDSIVRGTTLRRIVKHLRDSGAKEIHVCAASPEVKFSCYFGIDTPHREKLIAVQKSINEICEYIGADSVTYLSEENLREVCEQDTYCKACFNGNYPMEVPIN
- the rfbA gene encoding glucose-1-phosphate thymidylyltransferase RfbA, encoding MKGIVLAGGSGTRLYPLTLVTSKQLLPVYDKPMIYYPLSILMQARIRDILIISTPEDLPRFEKLLGSGERFGLNFSYAEQPSPDGLAQAFIIGKKFIGSDTVAMILGDNIFSGQGLAKRLRAAVKNAESGKGATIFGYYVDDPERFGIVEFDSNGRAVSIEEKPAKPKSNYCVTGLYFYDNRVIEFAENLKPSKRGELEITDLNRIYLEINQLNVELLGQGFTWLDTGTHESLADATNFVKTVETHQHRKIACLEEIAYLNGWINRDEIMKVYEVLRKNQYGQYLKDILDGKYIDTH
- a CDS encoding phosphoribosylaminoimidazolesuccinocarboxamide synthase, translating into MQKLEQIYEGKAKKVFATSSPDYYIVEYKDDATAFNGLKHGTITGKGIINNKMSNAMFQLLEKNGVKTHFAEQLSDRETLVKAVKIVPLEIIIRNIAAGSFSKRYGVEEGTPLKISTLEYSLKNDALNDPLINDSHIIALGVATEHELSQISSMAYKVNEVLKNFFAGIGIKLIDFKIEAGRLINNNNEIILADEISPDTCRFWDAATNEKLDKDRFRRDLGGVEEAYQEIFSRINK